A window of Xylanibacillus composti contains these coding sequences:
- a CDS encoding response regulator, translating to MKVIVIDDEPAMHYIMSRLLGKFPGVEVVGCFEDTVSAVRHMEEHEVHVAYVDISMPRETGIQFAERIAQLHPDLHIVFVTSNDEYALHAFELAALDYIMKPVMPERLEMSVNRARALFHSRETAEEPDANPVRIYALGGLEVQTAHGSVKWISRKSAELFGYLLLHQGRVVSRVRIIADVFGDMPPSNAEKYLNTSVYHLRKALDPHGLKSIVQSDSEGYRLHIVNASIDFIAFEENVKRLAEIESSNLEQALESEAQYVGDLFGERGFGWALSDMERLSALYAAFVKKLAKVLLERHEEETAVRMLNKLFNRNELDEETVELLLYAYAAKKDQASLAKLYRNFVKGLRLELGIDPSKELEAVYARLQASWHAG from the coding sequence ATGAAAGTGATCGTCATCGATGATGAGCCGGCGATGCATTATATCATGTCGAGGCTGCTCGGCAAGTTCCCGGGAGTGGAGGTCGTCGGATGCTTCGAGGATACGGTCTCTGCCGTGCGGCATATGGAAGAACATGAAGTGCATGTAGCGTATGTCGATATCAGCATGCCGAGGGAAACCGGGATTCAGTTCGCCGAACGAATCGCACAGCTGCATCCCGATCTGCACATCGTCTTTGTCACTTCTAATGACGAGTACGCGCTGCATGCTTTCGAGCTTGCCGCGCTCGATTACATCATGAAGCCCGTGATGCCCGAGCGTTTGGAAATGTCGGTGAATCGGGCGAGGGCGCTGTTTCATTCCCGGGAAACAGCCGAAGAGCCGGACGCCAATCCCGTCCGCATTTACGCGTTGGGCGGATTGGAGGTCCAGACCGCACACGGAAGCGTGAAATGGATATCCCGCAAGAGCGCGGAGTTGTTCGGCTATTTGCTCCTGCATCAGGGCAGAGTGGTTTCCCGCGTCCGGATTATTGCCGATGTATTTGGCGACATGCCGCCAAGCAATGCGGAGAAGTACCTGAATACGTCCGTCTACCATCTCAGGAAGGCGCTCGACCCTCACGGGCTGAAATCGATTGTTCAATCGGACAGCGAGGGTTATCGGCTGCACATCGTGAATGCCAGCATTGATTTTATCGCATTCGAGGAGAACGTGAAGCGTCTGGCGGAGATTGAATCCTCCAATCTGGAGCAAGCCTTGGAGTCGGAGGCGCAATATGTCGGGGATTTGTTCGGGGAGCGGGGGTTCGGCTGGGCGTTGAGCGACATGGAGCGCCTTTCCGCCTTGTACGCCGCTTTCGTCAAAAAACTGGCGAAGGTGCTTCTGGAACGGCACGAAGAAGAAACAGCGGTTCGCATGCTGAACAAGTTATTCAACCGCAACGAATTGGATGAGGAAACGGTCGAATTGCTGCTTTACGCTTATGCCGCCAAGAAGGATCAAGCATCGCTTGCAAAACTGTACCGAAATTTCGTGAAGGGACTGCGTCTGGAGCTGGGCATTGATCCATCGAAGGAACTGGAAGCGGTGTATGCGAGACTGCAAGCGTCATGGCATGCCGGATGA
- a CDS encoding LytR/AlgR family response regulator transcription factor, with protein MLKLMLLDDQPADREAVEQIVRSIPDVEWLGACVNSGEALDAAVKRKPDVVIAAVELAEMNGLAFTSKLQEMLPAVRVIVSASSGDYARQAYDAGARGYLIKPIDQNSLIKVLGKVSMLKGSSNLYELE; from the coding sequence GTGTTGAAATTGATGTTGCTGGATGATCAGCCTGCTGATCGGGAGGCTGTCGAGCAGATCGTCAGATCCATTCCCGATGTGGAATGGCTGGGAGCCTGCGTTAATTCGGGAGAAGCATTGGACGCAGCCGTCAAGCGAAAGCCCGATGTGGTCATAGCCGCCGTCGAGCTGGCGGAGATGAACGGTCTTGCTTTTACGAGCAAGCTGCAGGAGATGCTGCCTGCTGTCCGCGTTATCGTCTCCGCCAGCAGCGGCGATTATGCGAGACAAGCCTACGATGCAGGGGCGAGAGGATATCTGATCAAGCCGATTGATCAGAACAGCTTGATAAAGGTGCTAGGCAAAGTGTCAATGCTAAAGGGGTCTTCGAACCTGTATGAATTGGAATAG